ATCAGTATTCCCGGTCGCGATATCGATGAGCCCGTTTTGCACCATGGCCGCGGTGGCAAGCAAACCGTCGTGCATCCGGGCAACAAAGAGTTCACCTCTGGCGAACATATCGCCCGTCCACAAGGAGGCGGCGGTGGGAAAGGTCCTGGAAAGGCAGGCAATTCCGGCGAAGGCATGGATGAGTTTTCTTTTCAGATCACTCAAGAAGAGTTCCTTGAGTTCATGTTCGAGGACCTTGAACTGCCGAACCTGGTGAAGCGCAATCTCACCGGCACCGACACGTTCAAAACCGTCCGCGCCGGTATCAGCAACGAGGGCAATCCTTCCCGCATCAACATAATTCGCACATTGCGTTCGGCTCATGCCCGAAGGATTGCGCTGTCCGGCAGCAGCCGCGCAAAACTCAGAGAGGTCACAGCTGAACTCGAGCGCATGCGGCGCGAAGAGCCCGATAACTTCGGCGATATTCAAGAGCTGGAGGCTGAATCCGAAAAGCTCAAAGCGCGTATTCGCCGTGTCCCGTTTCTTGACACGTTCGACCTCAAATACAACCTGCTGGTAAAGCAGCCCAACCCCAGTTCCAAAGCGGTTATGTTTTGCCTGATGGACGTTTCGGGTTCGATGACCCAAGCGACCAAAGACATCGCCAAACGCTTCTTCATCCTGCTGTACCTTTTTCTCAAGCGTAATTACGACAAGATCGAGGTCGTGTTCATACGCCATCACACCAGCGCCCGCGAAGTCGACGAAGAGGAGTTTTTTTATTCTCGGGAAACCGGCGGCACCATCGTTTCCAGTGCACTGAAGCTGATGCAGGAGATCATGGCCGAGCGCTACCCCACCAACGAATGGAATATCTACGCAGCTCAAGCCTCGGATGGCGATAACTGGAACGATGACTCGCCCATCTGCCGTGACATTCTGATCAAGCAGATCATGCCCTTTGTGCAGTACTACACTTATGTCGAAATCACACCGCGTGAACATCAGGCGCTGTGGTTCGAGTACGAACGCATCGGTGAGGCCTTTGCCGATACCTTTGCCCAGCAGCAGCTGGTTTCTGCCGGTGATATCTATCCGGTATTCCGTGAACTCTTCCAGCGCAGGTTAGTGACATGACCGCTAGAGAGCAGAAGCGCCAACCCCTCTCCACGGGTTCCGAGTGGACGTTTGAACTGATCCAGGCGTACGACCGGGAAATCAGTCGCATCGCCGAGCGTTACGCCCTGGACACTTATCCCAACCAGATCGAGGTCATCACCGCAGAGCAGATGATGGACGCCTATGCGTCGGTCGGGATGCCGCTGGGTTATCACCACTGGTCCTACGGCAAACACTTCCTCAGCACCGAAAAGTCCTACTCGCGTGGACAGATGGGCCTGGCGTACGAAATCGTCATCAACTCTGATCCCTGCAT
The DNA window shown above is from Pseudomonas sp. BSw22131 and carries:
- a CDS encoding YeaH/YhbH family protein, encoding MGYVIDRRLNGKNKSTVNRQRFLRRYRDHIKKAVEEAVSRRSITDMEHGEQISIPGRDIDEPVLHHGRGGKQTVVHPGNKEFTSGEHIARPQGGGGGKGPGKAGNSGEGMDEFSFQITQEEFLEFMFEDLELPNLVKRNLTGTDTFKTVRAGISNEGNPSRINIIRTLRSAHARRIALSGSSRAKLREVTAELERMRREEPDNFGDIQELEAESEKLKARIRRVPFLDTFDLKYNLLVKQPNPSSKAVMFCLMDVSGSMTQATKDIAKRFFILLYLFLKRNYDKIEVVFIRHHTSAREVDEEEFFYSRETGGTIVSSALKLMQEIMAERYPTNEWNIYAAQASDGDNWNDDSPICRDILIKQIMPFVQYYTYVEITPREHQALWFEYERIGEAFADTFAQQQLVSAGDIYPVFRELFQRRLVT